In Monodelphis domestica isolate mMonDom1 chromosome 3, mMonDom1.pri, whole genome shotgun sequence, the following proteins share a genomic window:
- the LOC130458442 gene encoding mRNA export factor GLE1-like produces MASEGRCWEALQAPRSSDRGPLSYHRDWPLRGQETLEERMSIPEWSTSSGCVADHILPPSQQNRLPSEDSSLSSAPDQVLSVPQTPARHAKVSSPVSLAAPSGTRRQEDELHQAKSVVLRPSRGTEVEGCIRLYEEVHRLKGTRGLRQRQEEHERKARLLSEMASEQLKRFDERTSRKQHKEYQDLREGMEKSFRETQGQQEQLQEEHRHRAHMLHPKLREAEQQPSRHTGQGRLRKEEGQDRWRRLYALQEEALQLNQQLGASYRHNGLPRRDLSAFGGRGDQLCALISDIIRSASERGFPAPEDEATAERALQEMRHVLTGLQQEMAKATEEKRRPDEEECEDKQGQLEQRPRAEKETPDPGQCPGGKQREGLHVKAGDGTMQWYQQLQDAANQCVLAFDALTNSKDQEAKKIKMDLQKAATIPVSQISTIAGSQLKEIFDKINNLLLGKAVPCGGRSVSVTNHQQGLDFVHYKLAEKFVKQGEEEVASHHEAAFPIAAVASGIWELHPRVGELILAHLHKKCPYSVPFYPAFQEGMASEEYQKLLGYQVKDSKVEQQDSFLKRMSGMIRLYAAIIQLRWPYAERQGAHPHGLNHGWRWLAQLLNMEPLADVTATLLFDFLEVCGNALMKQYQLQFWKMMLLIKEEYFPRIEAITSSGQMGSLIRLERFLENCLQQGEIPVPKGSLPPSFWLS; encoded by the coding sequence ATGGCGTCAGAGGGCCGCTGCTGGGAGGCCCTGCAGGCCCCGAGGAGCTCCGACAGAGGACCCTTGTCCTACCACCGCGACTGGCCGTTGAGGGGCCAGGAGACTTTGGAAGAACGCATGTCCATTCCTGAGTGGTCGACTTCCTCTGGATGCGTGGCGGACCACATCTTGCCTCCCTCTCAGCAGAATCGACTTCCCTCTGAGGATTCATCGCTCTCTTCTGCTCCTGACCAAGTACTGTCTGTTCCTCAGACCCCTGCCAGACATGCAAAGGTCTCCTCGCCAGTTTCCCTTGCAGCTCCAAGTGGAACTCGGCGTCAGGAGGATGAACTCCATCAGGCAAAATCTGTGGTACTTCGCCCCTCGCGGGGAACGGAGGTGGAAGGATGCATTCGATTGTATGAGGAGGTACACAGGCTGAAGGGAACTAGAGGACTGAGGCAGAGGCAGGAAGAGCATGAGAGGAAGGCAAGGCTCCTCTCTGAGATGGCCTCAGAGCAGCTGAAGCGGTTTGATGAACGGACGTCACGGAAACAGCACAAGGAGTATCAGGACCTTcgggaagggatggagaaaagttTCCGAGAAACACAGGGTCAGCAGGAGCAGCTCCAAGAGGAACATCGTCACAGAGCCCACATGCTCCACCCGAAGCTGCGTGAGGCTGAGCAGCAGCCATCGAGGCACACGGGGCAAGGACGGCTCAGGAAAGAAGAAGGCCAGGATCGCTGGCGGCGTCTCTATGCCCTCCAAGAGGAGGCACTGCAGCTCAACCAGCAGCTGGGTGCCAGTTATCGGCACAACGGCCTACCGAGACGGGATCTGTCTGCATTTGGAGGCAGGGGAGACCAGTTGTGTGCGCTTATTTCAGACATCATTCGGAGCGCCAGTGAGAGAGGTTTTCCTGCCCCAGAAGATGAAGCCACCGCAGAACGGGCCCTGCAGGAAATGCGGCACGTGCTTACTGGTTTACAGCAGGAGATGGCCAAGGCtactgaggaaaagaggaggcCAGATGAAGAGGAGTGCGAGGACAAACAGGGGCAATTGGAGCAGCGGCCGAGAGCCGAGAAGGAGACCCCAGATCCTGGTCAGTGTCccggagggaaacagagagaaggcctCCACGTCAAAGCAGGAGACGGTACCATGCAGTGGTACCAGCAGCTACAGGATGCTGCCAATCAATGTGTCTTGGCTTTTGATGCATTAACCAATAGCAAAGATCAGGAGGccaagaagatcaaaatggacCTGCAGAAAGCTGCCACTATTCCTGTGAGCCAGATCTCTACAATAGCAGGCTCACAGCTGAAGGAGATCTTTGACAAGATCAACAATCTGCTCTTGGGGAAAGCTGTCCCCTGCGGTGGTCGGTCTGTGTCAGTGACAAACCACCAACAAGGCCTGGACTTTGTCCACTACAAGCTGGCAGAGAAATTCGTGaaacaaggagaagaagaagTGGCTTCTCATCACGAAGCAGCATTCCCCATTGCTGCTGTGGCATCCGGAATCTGGGAACTCCATCCCAGAGTGGGGGAACTCATCCTTGCTCATCTTCACAAAAAATGCCCTTACTCCGTGCCTTTctacccagccttccaggagggcATGGCCTCGGAAGAATATCAGAAGCTCCTTGGCTACCAAGTCAAGGATTCCAAAGTAGAACAACAAGATAGCTTTCTGAAGAGGATGTCTGGCATGATTCGTCTCTACGCTGCTATCATTCAACTCCGCTGGCCTTATGCAGAGAGACAAGGGGCTCATCCTCATGGCTTAAACCATGGCTGGCGCTGGCTGGCACAGCTCCTGAACATGGAGCCTCTGGCAGATGTGACCGCCActcttctctttgacttcttaGAGGTATGTGGGAATGCGCTCATGAAACAGTACCAGCTTCAGTTCTGGAAGATGATGCTACTcataaaggaagaatattttccCCGAATTGAAGCCATCACCAGTTCAGGACAGATGGGGTCTTTGATACGTCTCGAACGGTTCCTGGAGAACTGTCTGCAGCAAGGGGAGATCCCCGTCCCAAAGGGCTCCCTGCCACCTTCTTTCTGGCTTTCCTGA
- the LOC130458446 gene encoding mRNA export factor GLE1-like yields the protein MASEGRCWEALQAPRSSDRGPLSYHRNWPLRGQETLEERMSIPEWSTSSGCVADHILPPSQQNRLPSEDSSLSSAPDQVLSVPQTPARHAKVSSPVSLAAPSGTRRQEDELHQAKSVVLRPSRGTEVEGCIRLYEEVHRLKGTRGLRQRQEEHERKARLLSEMASEQLKRFDERTSRKQHKEYQDLREGMEKSLRETQGQQEQLQEEHRHRAHMLHPKLREAEQQPSRHTGQGRLRKEEGQDRWRRLYALQEEALQLNQQLGASYRHNGLPRRDLSAFGGRGDQLCALISDIIRSASERGFPAPEDEATAERALQEMRHVLTGLQQEMAKATEEKRRPDEEECEDKQGQLEQRPRAEKETPDPGQCPGGKQREGLHVKAGDGTMQWYQQLQDAANQCVLAFDALTNSKDQEAKKIKMDLQKAATIPVSQISTIAGSQLKEIFDKINNLLLGKAVPCGGRSVSVTNHQQGLDFVHYKLAEKFVKQGEEEVASHHEAAFPIAAVASGIWELHPRVGELILAHLHKKCPYSVPFYPAFQEGMASEEYQKLLGYQVKDSKVEQQDSFLKRMSGMIRLYAAIIQLRWPYAERQGAHPHGLNHGWRWLAQLLNMEPLADVTATLLFDFLEVCGNALMKQYQLQFWKMMLLIKEEYFPRIEAITSSGQMGSLIRLERFLENCLQQGEIPVPKGSLPPSFWLS from the coding sequence ATGGCGTCAGAGGGCCGCTGCTGGGAGGCCCTGCAGGCCCCGAGGAGCTCCGACAGAGGACCCTTGTCCTACCACCGCAACTGGCCGTTGAGGGGCCAGGAGACTTTGGAAGAACGCATGTCCATTCCTGAGTGGTCGACTTCCTCTGGATGCGTGGCGGACCACATCTTGCCTCCCTCTCAGCAGAATCGACTTCCCTCTGAGGATTCATCGCTCTCTTCTGCTCCTGACCAAGTACTGTCTGTTCCTCAGACCCCTGCCAGACATGCAAAGGTCTCCTCGCCAGTTTCCCTTGCAGCTCCAAGTGGAACTCGGCGTCAGGAGGATGAACTCCATCAGGCAAAATCTGTGGTACTTCGCCCCTCGCGGGGAACGGAGGTGGAAGGATGCATTCGATTGTATGAGGAGGTACACAGGCTGAAGGGAACTAGAGGACTGAGGCAGAGGCAGGAAGAGCATGAGAGGAAGGCAAGGCTCCTCTCTGAGATGGCCTCAGAGCAGCTGAAGCGGTTTGATGAACGGACGTCACGGAAACAGCACAAGGAGTATCAGGACCTTcgggaagggatggagaaaagttTACGAGAAACACAGGGTCAGCAGGAGCAGCTCCAAGAGGAACATCGTCACAGAGCCCACATGCTCCACCCGAAGCTGCGTGAGGCTGAGCAGCAGCCATCGAGGCACACGGGGCAAGGACGGCTCAGGAAAGAAGAAGGCCAGGATCGCTGGCGGCGTCTCTATGCCCTCCAAGAGGAGGCACTGCAGCTCAACCAGCAGCTGGGTGCCAGTTATCGGCACAACGGCCTACCGAGACGGGATCTGTCTGCATTTGGAGGCAGGGGAGACCAGTTGTGTGCGCTTATTTCAGACATCATTCGGAGCGCCAGTGAGAGAGGTTTTCCTGCCCCAGAAGATGAAGCCACCGCAGAACGGGCCCTGCAGGAAATGCGGCACGTGCTTACTGGTTTACAGCAGGAGATGGCCAAGGCtactgaggaaaagaggaggcCAGATGAAGAGGAGTGCGAGGACAAACAGGGGCAATTGGAGCAGCGGCCGAGAGCCGAGAAGGAGACCCCAGATCCTGGTCAGTGTCccggagggaaacagagagaaggcctCCACGTCAAAGCAGGAGACGGTACCATGCAGTGGTACCAGCAGCTACAGGATGCTGCCAATCAATGTGTCTTGGCTTTTGATGCATTAACCAATAGCAAAGATCAGGAGGccaagaagatcaaaatggacCTGCAGAAAGCTGCCACTATTCCTGTGAGCCAGATCTCTACAATAGCAGGCTCACAGCTGAAGGAGATCTTTGACAAGATCAACAATCTGCTCTTGGGGAAAGCTGTCCCCTGCGGTGGTCGGTCTGTGTCAGTGACAAACCACCAACAAGGCCTGGACTTTGTCCACTACAAGCTGGCAGAGAAATTCGTGaaacaaggagaagaagaagTGGCTTCTCATCACGAAGCAGCATTCCCCATTGCTGCTGTGGCATCCGGAATCTGGGAACTCCATCCCAGAGTGGGGGAACTCATCCTTGCTCATCTTCACAAAAAATGCCCTTACTCCGTGCCTTTctacccagccttccaggagggcATGGCCTCGGAAGAATATCAGAAGCTCCTTGGCTACCAAGTCAAGGATTCCAAAGTAGAACAACAAGATAGCTTTCTGAAGAGGATGTCTGGCATGATTCGTCTCTACGCTGCTATCATTCAACTCCGCTGGCCTTATGCAGAGAGACAAGGGGCTCATCCTCATGGCTTAAACCATGGCTGGCGCTGGCTGGCACAGCTCCTGAACATGGAGCCTCTGGCAGATGTGACCGCCActcttctctttgacttcttaGAGGTATGTGGGAATGCGCTCATGAAACAGTACCAGCTTCAGTTCTGGAAGATGATGCTACTcataaaggaagaatattttccCCGAATTGAAGCCATCACCAGTTCAGGACAGATGGGGTCTTTGATACGTCTCGAACGGTTCCTGGAGAACTGTCTGCAGCAAGGGGAGATCCCCGTCCCAAAGGGCTCCCTGCCGCCTTCTTTCTGGCTTTCCTGA